The Lolium rigidum isolate FL_2022 chromosome 2, APGP_CSIRO_Lrig_0.1, whole genome shotgun sequence genomic interval ctatggagccaagtgtgagctctatacagatcataaaagtctcaaatacttcttNNNNNNNNNNNNNNNNNNNNNNNNNNNNNNNNNNNNNNNNNNNNNNNNNNNNNNNNNNNNNNNNNNNNNNNNNNNNNNNNNNNNNNNNNNNNNNNNNNNNtcatggtcataaggactaggtaactatgtatcgaaagcttatagcaaataacttaatgacgtgatcttatgctacgcttaaatgggtgtgtccattacatcattcatataatgatataaccttgttattaataacatccaatgttcatgattatgaaactaatcatctattaatcaacaagctagttaagaggcatactagggactctttgttgtttacatatcacacatgtatcaatgtttcggttaatacaattatagcatggtatataaacatttatcataaacataaagatatataataaccacttttattattgcctcttgggcatatctccaacacctagGGTTACAGATATCGAGACATTTGCTATAGTAGCAAGTGGATGATAGTGAGATATTACAAATCTGATCTTTGGACTGTTACATATCATATCCAATGATCGTAGAACATATCCTTAACTTGATTCTAGCTTGATCATTGCATGGTATGCACTCCAAGTCGTCTTCCAAGCGTGTGTGGGCCGATCGCCAATGTCGGCAAGCTGATGAGCTTCCCATCGAGTGGTCCTCCTTCCTGCCTGAAGTTCTAAACTGGGGGccatgacctcgtcaatatgggacATGTTGAGCAGCGGGCCCTCCTGGAAGGATATTCATGGAGGGATCGTCGATGAGTCTAAGAATTTGTTAAAACTAAGTAAGTCTAAGAAACATGCTGTAGCTTGCAATATCTAGAATTTTGCGTCGATTCGGGGTGGAATGTAAATTTTCTATCACCTCTTAATTATATGTTTGACTATCTAAAGCTCAGGTACATTAGAGTGCAATCTACCAATACCAAAAATTTGTCCTACATGTTGTTAGCCACGTGAGTGTATCTACAAATAGGTGGTAGTAGTGTTGTGGTCAATTATGTCGCCGCAATGCTTCCTGTCGACTGAAGATCCTTTGACCCCTTGATAATATTGCGTGAGGATCGAACTTTGCCTTGATCTCAGTTATTCTGCTCCACTTGGCACCAAAATGTTGTTGCCATCCATCCTGGGACATGTGGTGCGGGAGGTATTGCTTGCACTCGATGCCCTCTTTATCGCAAAATGTTAGCACCGCCTCGTTCTCCCTCTCTAGTAGCTCTAGGTCACTAGGAACCACCGCCGACCTTAGTAATCCCATGGTGTAAAACATATCCTCTCCAGCAAGTGGTGCCATGGCCGTCATCCGGTTGTCCCACTTGTTCGTGTTCATGGGGTACATGAGGATGACCCCGACCGGGTTGGTGCCACCGAGTAGACCCTTGACCACGCCGGTATCGAAGTCGAGAATGCGTGACCGGGGGATGAAGAGGTTTAGCCATGGGTGCGGCACATCCCATAGCCCCGCTGACCggagcacctcctcctcctcgcgcacGCGGTCGAGGAATTGGACGTAAGTCACATCCTTCGTGAACACGAACCTTGGCGCAAAGCTTAGCTGCTCTAGCACCTTCTCCAATTTGTTGTTCACATAGGAGGCAGTTGTGTCGTTGTAGTACATGGCGGCTTCAATGATGTAGATGGCGGCAGAGCCAGACACAGAGGCGAGCCCGGCGAGCCTATTGATGTCGGCTTCGGAGAAGAAAGGCGTCGACTTGGGGCCCTCGGTCAGCGTCCTGTTGAGCTGGACCTGGCCTTCCACGTAGTCGAACCCGGCCTCGCTAGCCCGCTTAGAAATGAGCAGCTCCTGGTCTCTCGTGAACATGGCCACATCCGAGTATGCGAGCCTGACCCAACGGACCCGCTTCGGGGCCTGCTCGAGCGCGATCCGAGCCCGAGTGATGACCCCGAACTGGCCCAGCCCGCCCAACGCTGCGAAGAACAGGTCCGAGCTCTTCTCAGGTGAGCACGTCACCATCTCGCCCGTCCCTGTCACCACGTCGAGCTCGCGCACGTTGGCGATCTGCGGGCCATGCCGGAACGCCTGCCCACCGATGCCGGCGTTGGAGAGCGTTCCGCCGACGGTGATGCGGAGGTAGTCCGTCCACACGCGCGGCGTGAGGCCGTGCTGCAGCGTCGCGCGAAGGACGTCGATCCACAGCTGCTCGCCGCCGGCGTCGACATAGTCCGCGGACACGTTGATGCGGCTGTGGTGACCGCGAACCAGCGCGCGCAtgtcgacgacgacgccgcccgggGCGAGAGACTGCCCGCTTACGGAGTGGCCCTGCCCACGCGGCGACACGGGGAACGGCGCCGGCGAGGACGCGGAGAACCGGATGAGCGCGGCGATGTCGCTGGGCGTGGCAGGGTGGAGAACTGCCTCCGGCGTGGCCTCGACGATGCGGCCAAAGTCTGAAGACGCCATCGCCGTCGAGTTGCGATCGATGCGGATCTTGGAGGCGATTCCAAGGGCAAAGAGATCACGGGGAAGACCACCAGCGGGAATTAGCCGGAGCTGGCCGGTGACCACGGAGACGAAGCTGGCCATGCCGATGAGAAATGCGACGAAGCGAGTTCTTGCCATGGCAGCAGTACCGGATTTGGAAATGCTTAGGTGAGTAGACAGAATGATTGATGCTTGTGTGTTGTTTCAGGTCCAGAACTTCATGACATTTTATAGGGTAGCATTATGTCTAGCAGAAGTTGACAAATGTAGGTCGCGCAGAGTTCTTGAATTGTTTTACGTTAGCATTATTGGTTTGAAATGTATTGACTTCGGAGGGGGGAAATAATTAAGGATGCCAAAAGCATGGTTAAGAAAAACTAAATCCCTTGCAAAAAAAAAGCTTGATGAGATGGCTGCATCTCATGGTTTTGACTTGGAGAGTACTTAACTAATGATTGTTGGAGCTATATTTAAATCTATCCcattcttttttgttttgttttaagtTTTGACCCGGGCTAGTGGAGAAACTGGGCTGCTCTGTTTCTGTCCGTTTTCATGCCAGTTGAACAAACACTTTGGTTTGTTAATTAAGCAGAACGATGCCCTTTTTTCCCTATTATACTGGGCAGCTCTGTTCTTCTTGTTACAACTGAGACGATTGTCACTCAGCGCCACATCATAAGCGAGGTTGATAAAATAAGATTGCAAACCTAAACCCAAACATGAATTAATTTGGCAGTACTTTCCCGGGGATAGGTGATTAGATTGAACCAAGTGAAGGGAAAGAAGACCGATTTTTCATCGACCGTGGCCAACACTTAATGATCTAAAGACATTTCCTTGTATATGCTAAAAGATGACGTTATTTTTGAAATATGCTAAAAGAAGACGTTTACTTCTATTACCTAGCAAAAAAATCTCCCACTATTTTACTCATATAACGGTATAACCTATAAAAGTACTTCCTCTGTTTTTTTTACCAAACTTTGTAaaatttgacctaatattaagaAAATAGTATTGATATCTATTATATAATGAATCATCAAAAGTATATTTTCATATATATGCATTTTATATTAGGAGTGTtgatatttttttgaaattttttgatcgaactttacaaagtttgagttcaactaaacctaaaacacgaggtaaataaaaaattgaaggAGTATACGAGTGTGTTTTTTCGGGAGGTGTGTGGCGttttggaggccgagctacatgtcatttttttattttcaaacacttcAAATTCGTATTTTGAAGTTTCAGAAAAGTCCAAAACAAAATTCTAGAGGTAGCCAATAATATatgctacaatggtgtaaaatttCAATGCAAATTAATGTGTATTCTAGGTTACACCAAATTAATAAAATCTGACTAATTTAGTAGTCTTGAAATGTTCACTATTCACTATAGAATTTgttagaatttgtcatttttgtgtagtctagaATATCGAGTAGTTTTTTCAAGATTTACACTGGTTATATCTAGACTTTTGTTTCGGATTTTTAAAAACTTTAAATACGAAATTTGTGTGTTTGCAAATAAAAGGCTATGTATAACTCGGTGTCTGTTTTAAGTTTTTCAGAAGCATATATGCTATTTTTGTAGCTCGGGAGGGTAGGCTTAGGTGAGGAGTTGCCGCCTTTTGTTGATAACATCTTGGCCGCTTGTCGGCGTTGTAAATTTTCCGCTTTACAACACTTCTATCATATGCGATGGCATGAGTCAGCGAGACCAGGTTTGGCCTCACACTGAACTGCTAACCATGTTTTCGCTAGGATGTAGGCCTAGTTGACATTCCGGTCTAGCGATATCTTAGAAAAACTAATGGGATGTCCGGATTCCGGAATGTAAGCCATAGAAATCCTAGTTCATGTGAGGTCAGACTGGGATTTGTATAAAAATTCCCCGAGACGGCAGGAGCTGTCAGGTATTAACAGGCTAGAGGTATATGATATTGCAGATCGGGAGGGTGCCTGAACGTTGAGGAAAATATATGTCCAGACCAAATCAAATCTTCTGACACGTCAACCGGTTGAATAATCTCCACGAGTTAGTGGTGATCACTTCAGAACTATCCGCCCCTCAAAGAAGCTCCAGAGCCAACACAGAAAGCCTTTGCCGCTGGTTCATGCACACAAGCGGCTACTGATACCACTCATGTATCTGCTGGTTCAAAACTATATAATGTCTGATGAAAAACTGGTAGCTTGTCAACTGTTATACTTCAACGATGGAAATGAGTAAATTAATAAGCTCTTGAGTAAGAGTTTTAGATATCAAACTTGACCTTCGAGGGTGGAATTTCGGCCCTTCACATCACCGAGTTCTCCAACCTACGGAGAAAATTTCTAGTGAGGCTGCAGACACAATTACTTGGAAGCTCACCAACTCTGAAAATACTCTTTGGCCCATCCTACTTGGCACAATTCAAGGTGGCATCCGCATCCTTCATCAAGGCGGCGGCATGGGAAAATTTTCCAAAGTGCAATTTTTTTGCATGATCGATTCTTCAAAACCGAGTGTGGATGTCAGACCGTCTTGCTCGACGTGCATGGCCTAAGAacatctccaatcgcgtccctcaaagcgtcccccaaagagatttgggggatgCCGGCAAAAAAAATGTCCCAGTCGCTTGCCTcaaaggccgcttcggtccggacgtgccccaaatattgtccggcgtccctagcccatcccctgtgtataaAGGCTCTACCAGGGACGCCggacacgacttttacacttacttttttgtttggaggtcgcgtttgggggacgtggctaggaAAGGGACCTCCCCCAAACGCGAATTTGGTCCGGACTTACCCCAAACGACTAATCCGGCGCTTTTGCCGGACATCGTTTGgagatgcgactggagatgctctaatggccTGATTGCAGTACAACTTTGCAAGCAGGAACCGGTGGCATTCTTCATGTTCAAATGTAGATACTCCCTTCATATTTGGAGCGGCCAAGGAGTGACTTGTCTCCCTAGATTTTGACACCACTCAATGGGCTTTATTTTGGCAATATTGAAGAATGGTGGTGCACAATCACTGAAGTCCACGGATGGTGGCGCAAAGGGCTCTCTTCTTTTGTTCTCATCGCCTTTTGGGAAATTTGGAACGAGGGAAATGCAAGAATTTTAGGTATGTCGCTTCGATATATCTGTAGTTATTTTGGCCATTATGAGCAATGCCACTAGGCTTTTGTTTGAATCCGCTTAGCTCCTTGTAATATGAACTCTTAATATCTTCTTACCCAATGGAATAGGAAAAGCTTGTCTCATTTTTTCTAAATAAACGGAGTGCAAGTGATGGTAGGTGGCATaactgatgagtgcatttttagcatgtttttacacCGTTATTTCATTAAAatacactagtaacatatgggtcttcaatGACGGTTTGATACTGACGATTGAGAAATCCATCAGCGATTGTATTTTTCTATGATGATACAGCATTTTCGCGCCACAGATGACGATTTGGGCCGCTCGGCCCGAAAAATTAGTGACGGCGAGGTCTAAACGTCAATTATTGTGCAGAAACGAGCGTCGCGGGTGGTGGGTGGCCCGTACTGCGGAGTCAGCAGGGGGCGTCACAAAAACTGGGCTTCGGGACGGTGGACACACCTGACTCACGCGCTGCACGcttctgttcacgtacttttctgtctgcccgcacaacagtccaagacctgcagcactgggacccatatttgtaaggggagacaaccactatctacacacatgtacctggcctgcagcactcgggcccgcatgtcaAGTACCGACACGACCTACCTGCGTGGGGCTGCCCGTTCCAACAGCCTCCAggcatgcgaagtggaccagaactgtcagtatcaccaacatgggttccacatgtcagttgccatgccaaaaaaaaattgCGCACGTGCCAGCACAAGTGTCTACCTACCgtcaattctggacgcatggCCCCGCAGGTTAGAGCCTGCTaggacccttctctgagagttttggtgtGTCCGACATGCCAGAGATCGGTGGGGCCtgcatgtcagagcctggtgggaCCCACGTATGACAGTTTTAGTGGGgccggcatgccagagatctatggggtccgcatgtcagagcctggtgggTCCAAACATGTCCGAGCTTGGTGGGCCCAACCTGTCAGAGTGTGGACCCAATATGTCAGAACTTGTGGGGCCCGtatgtcagagcttggtgggtccCTGGTCCCATTCCCGTCGGGCCCACATGTAGCTGTGGGACCAACTGGATTCACTAGGTGTTCCACCTGTCAGCTATGCGTCGTGGTGTCATTGGGCCAGATTGGCTGATTAAAGGCCCAAGACCAATTTATTCAGGTCGAAACAAGACACGCAGAGGAAATTACTGGGACAAAGGCCAATTTATTCAGGTCGAAACAAGACACGCAGATGAAATTACTAGGCCCAAGGCCTATTAAGGTTGAAACACGACACACTGAGGAAATTACTGGGCCTAAATAACTAAAGGAAATTGGGCTTACACAATCAGGTTTGAGGACAACATATGGTGGCCTATCTAGCGTGAATATATCGTCAAGTAGTAATAGgaattttgtatttcaccgcgctaccgcgcccttttatgcttgtctacgcaggatctcaaaataataagaaaatgatgaaatatcaataaaaactatcACTTTATGATATTTTCACGTGATAAAAATCATTTTAGCACTTAATTATGCacatggctgatacgtctcaaacgtatctataatttcttatgttccatgctagttttatgacaatactcacatgttttatacacactttatatcattttgatgcattttccggcactaacctattaacaagatgccgaagcgccagttcctgttttctgctgtttttggtttcaaaaatcctacacaggaattattctcgaaattggacgaaacaaaagcccacggtcttattttccacggagctttctagaacaccgaagaggagacggagaggggcgacgaggcggccacaccataggggggcgcggccccacccctggccgcgccaccttatggggtgggcccctcgagcgtcccccaactctgccccttcgcctatataatccttccgttgcgaaaaccctagtaccgagagccacgatacgagaaaagttactgagacgccgccgccatcaatcccatctcgggggattctgaagatcgcctccggcaccctgccggagaggggaatcatcaccggagggctctacatcaccatgcccgcctccggactgatgcgtgagtagttcatccttggactatgggtccatagcagtagctagatggttgtcttctcctcttgtgctatcatgtttagatcttgtgagctgcctatcatgatcaagatcatctatttgtaatgctacatgttgtgtttgttgggatccgatgaatatggaatactatgtcaagttgattatcgatttatcatatatgtgttgtttatgatcttgcatgctctccgttgctagtagaggctctggccaagttgatacttgtgactccaagagggagtatttatgctcgatggtgcgttcatgtctccattgattctgggggagtgacagcaacccctaaggttgtggatgtgttgttgccactagggataaaacaataatgctttgtctaaggatatttgtattgtttacattacgcacagtacttaatgcaattgtctgttgtttgcaacttaatacttggaaggggtgcggatgctaacccgaaggtggactttttaggcatagatgcatgtctggatagcgagtctatgttctttgtcgtaatgccctaagtaaatctcatagtagtcatcatgatatgtatgtgcattgttatgccctctctatttgtcaattggccaactgtaatttgttcacccaacatgctatttatcttattggagagacaccactagtgaactgtggaccccggtccattcttttacatctcaaatacaatctactgcaatcattgttctttgttctttgcaaacaaacatcattctccacactatacgtttaatcctttgtttacagcaagccggtgagattgacaacctcactgttaagttggggcaaagtattttgattgtgttgtgcaggttccacgttggcgccggaatccctggtcttGCGCCGCActgcactccttcaccaacaaccttcatctggccttcatctcctactggttcgataaaccttggtttcttactgagggaaaacttgctgctgtgcgcatcacaccttcctcttggggttcccaacggacgtgtgcatcacgcgccatcactgGCCAAAGGGAGGATGCGAGGAAAACTTCCAGTATGTTTAGCGGGCATCGGTACGTGGGGAGCCCGCCTGTACCGTCCGCTCGTATGGCGTGTCAGAAGCACCGCCTCATCAAATAATTTCATCTCGCGCATACGACACAGAGATCTGAGACACACAACTCCGCAAAACACAGAAACACAGCCCCTGGTTAGATCTAGAGAAGGAACGTTGGAGAAGACATCATCCGGGCTGCtacgtgatacgtccattttgcatcactattttatatcataatttgctgttattcattgatatatttcatatttggagatgatacttatgttatttcatctattttgcatgtttcatgattatttggggatcgcgcaccggagccaggattttgctggaaaaagcaccgtcagaatgcaatatttcggaagatcaacagttgacgaaaattatatgaaaaatcctatttttccagatgacgaagggagccggaagggggagccgagggggacccgaggtgggcccacctcataggccggcgcggcccaaggcccggccgcgccgccttcgtgaggagggggcccacagccccctctcgcctccttttcttcgcgtacgtcttcgtcccgaaaacctaagccccggaggatagtcgcgaagagtcacggccgcctcgcggggcggagaacaccgagagagaaagagctctccggcgaggctgaaatctgccgggaaattcccctcccggagggggaaatcgacgccatcgtcaccgtcatcgagctggacatcatctccatcatcatcaccatcatcatcatcatcatcatcaccgccatctccaccgctgcacctcgtcaccgctgtaacaatttgggtttgatcttgtttgtttgataggggaaactctcccggtgttgatttctacttgttattgatgctattgagtgaaactactgaaccaaggtttatgttcagattgttattcatcatcatatcacctctgatcatgttccatatgatgtctcgtgagtagttcgtttagttcttgaggacatgggtgaagtctaaatgttagtagtgaattatgttggttagtattcaatgttatgatatttaagttgtggtgttattcttctagtggtgtcgtgtgaacgtcgactacatgacacttaaccatttatgggcctaggggaatgcatcttgtattcgtttgccaattgcggggttgccggagtgacagaaacctaaacccccgttggtatatcggtgcaggagggatagcaggatctcagagtttaaggttgtggttagatttatcttaattacttcctTGGGCCGGAACATTTATAAGGAcccagatgtgtgctgtgtcgtgttcgtcaccgagccgacagacaggcaaagcctgcgccgtcgttccatggaggtgaacgcggtgatgccggcagtgccaaaatacatgccgtggtcagagcaggaactctcatggtcataccgggatcaccctaaaatcatgccgaacccgggtggctacgctctcgtggtggacccaatcatgaaagggccaacgactcgcgtcaagttcagcaaggtgccgatagacaatgggagca includes:
- the LOC124689928 gene encoding cytokinin dehydrogenase 6-like; the protein is MARTRFVAFLIGMASFVSVVTGQLRLIPAGGLPRDLFALGIASKIRIDRNSTAMASSDFGRIVEATPEAVLHPATPSDIAALIRFSASSPAPFPVSPRGQGHSVSGQSLAPGGVVVDMRALVRGHHSRINVSADYVDAGGEQLWIDVLRATLQHGLTPRVWTDYLRITVGGTLSNAGIGGQAFRHGPQIANVRELDVVTGTGEMVTCSPEKSSDLFFAALGGLGQFGVITRARIALEQAPKRVRWVRLAYSDVAMFTRDQELLISKRASEAGFDYVEGQVQLNRTLTEGPKSTPFFSEADINRLAGLASVSGSAAIYIIEAAMYYNDTTASYVNNKLEKVLEQLSFAPRFVFTKDVTYVQFLDRVREEEEVLRSAGLWDVPHPWLNLFIPRSRILDFDTGVVKGLLGGTNPVGVILMYPMNTNKWDNRMTAMAPLAGEDMFYTMGLLRSAVVPSDLELLERENEAVLTFCDKEGIECKQYLPHHMSQDGWQQHFGAKWSRITEIKAKFDPHAILSRGQRIFSRQEALRRHN